In the Engystomops pustulosus chromosome 2, aEngPut4.maternal, whole genome shotgun sequence genome, one interval contains:
- the COX14 gene encoding cytochrome c oxidase assembly protein COX14, whose protein sequence is MASSKRMVDLGYKLFSGSMMVLTLYGGYLCSMRAYRYFKRREQLEVAAENQTEAIIKE, encoded by the coding sequence ATGGCTTCCTCCAAGCGCATGGTAGACCTTGGTTATAAGCTGTTCTCTGGCTCCATGATGGTACTTACATTGTATGGCGGGTACCTATGCAGCATGCGGGCATATCGCTACTTCAAGCGGAGGGAACAGTTGGAAGTAGCAGCTGAAAACCAGACAGAAGCGATTATTAAAGAATGA